From a single Granulicella aggregans genomic region:
- a CDS encoding ADOP family duplicated permease, with amino-acid sequence MRSLLQDFRYALRQMKHAPGFSVSVVVVLALGIGANAAMFTVLEGTLFRSLAYRDAKDLVRLNNTNAQGVEGWSNVADISLWQARAHTLSAIAYHDENAAYLFAGNAEQKVSAVTSSANLLGVLGNAPAMGRFFTEEEQQSGREHVVVLSDTVWRNQFHASAGIVGQTIRIDDTPTVVIGVMPRGFAFPADGPPAQVWMPAALNAAATTRAFDAPMFQVVARRLAGVKMEAIQSELNAIQKDVLPLYSSAIASLLAPTHFQPVEYRKSLNAKDQRTALLALLGAVGALWLIACANVACLMLARTAARRREMAVRSALGAGRWRLMRQTLSESLVLSLAGGLVGLGLSQMTLRFFRHSLTTQLSPYLSLWPDARVLAALLALSVVSAALFAFVPARIASCVAVDQVLRQDGAQTGMGRQQHRLQRVLVVSELALTLVLLVCCGLLLRTVFALKQVPLGFRTEHVFAIEPRLPDYKYAKLDANTTVYKPLLEKLKAIPGVQSAAITTLAPLNKGFTMRLTLDMGKRAKGGAPSSPITANMRAAGPELQQVLGFRMLRGRYFNEQDTPDGQLVAVVNSAFARLYEARNASVNDFSISMGTSTGGPSRAFKIVGVIDEFHQVGVAEAAAPEIDLNAAQMKPTDGFYQSTLKAHAELMLRSSRDAKSMEPELHHVMQEFNPDLADAEIRTMDQIVEDAMGSQILAAHLLEALGGLALIVALAGLYSLLAYLVTLRTRELGLRLALGAQREDILSLVLRGAGVLLVAGTLAGVGISLLAVRMLHSFLFGVKEYDLVSLVGAPVLLLVVGTFAAWLPARRASRLEPMEALRTE; translated from the coding sequence ATGCGTTCCTTGTTGCAGGATTTCAGATACGCGCTTCGGCAGATGAAGCACGCCCCAGGGTTTTCGGTGAGCGTGGTGGTGGTGCTGGCGCTGGGTATTGGCGCGAATGCAGCGATGTTCACGGTGTTGGAGGGGACGCTGTTCCGGTCGCTTGCGTATAGAGACGCGAAGGATCTGGTACGGCTGAACAACACGAACGCCCAGGGCGTCGAGGGCTGGTCGAATGTCGCGGACATCTCGTTGTGGCAAGCGCGGGCGCATACGTTGAGCGCGATCGCTTATCACGATGAGAATGCCGCGTACCTCTTCGCCGGGAATGCCGAGCAGAAGGTGAGCGCGGTGACTTCAAGCGCGAATCTGCTTGGAGTGCTAGGCAATGCTCCTGCGATGGGACGCTTCTTTACCGAGGAAGAGCAGCAGTCCGGCCGAGAGCATGTTGTCGTGCTGAGCGACACGGTGTGGCGCAACCAGTTTCATGCGAGCGCGGGGATTGTGGGGCAGACGATCCGCATCGACGATACGCCGACGGTTGTGATCGGCGTGATGCCGCGCGGTTTTGCGTTTCCCGCCGATGGGCCGCCTGCACAGGTATGGATGCCGGCTGCGCTGAACGCTGCGGCGACGACTCGGGCCTTCGATGCGCCAATGTTTCAGGTGGTCGCTCGGCGACTTGCGGGCGTGAAGATGGAGGCAATTCAGAGCGAGTTGAATGCGATCCAGAAGGACGTTCTGCCGCTGTATTCGAGTGCGATCGCTTCGCTGCTGGCGCCAACGCATTTTCAGCCGGTCGAGTATCGCAAAAGTTTAAACGCGAAGGACCAGCGGACGGCGCTGCTTGCGTTGCTGGGCGCGGTCGGAGCGCTGTGGTTGATCGCTTGCGCCAATGTGGCCTGCCTGATGCTGGCACGGACGGCGGCGCGGCGGCGCGAGATGGCGGTGCGGTCGGCGCTGGGAGCGGGCCGCTGGAGACTGATGCGGCAGACGCTGTCGGAGTCGCTGGTGCTGAGCCTGGCGGGCGGCCTGGTGGGGCTAGGGCTCTCGCAGATGACGCTACGGTTCTTCCGGCATAGTCTGACGACGCAGCTTAGCCCATACCTTTCTCTGTGGCCGGATGCGCGGGTACTGGCTGCTTTGTTGGCGTTGAGCGTGGTGAGCGCGGCGCTGTTTGCGTTTGTGCCGGCGCGGATCGCATCGTGCGTCGCTGTGGACCAGGTACTGCGTCAGGACGGCGCGCAGACGGGCATGGGGCGTCAGCAGCACCGGTTGCAGCGGGTGCTGGTTGTGTCCGAGCTTGCGCTGACATTGGTGTTACTGGTCTGCTGCGGTCTGCTGCTGCGGACTGTGTTTGCGTTGAAGCAGGTCCCGCTGGGGTTTCGCACGGAGCATGTCTTTGCAATCGAGCCGCGTCTCCCGGATTACAAGTATGCAAAGCTGGACGCGAATACCACGGTCTACAAGCCTCTGCTGGAGAAGCTGAAGGCGATTCCCGGGGTTCAGTCGGCTGCGATCACGACGCTTGCGCCTCTAAACAAAGGCTTCACGATGCGGCTTACGCTGGACATGGGCAAGCGGGCCAAGGGGGGTGCGCCGTCCTCGCCCATCACGGCGAATATGCGTGCGGCGGGACCAGAGCTACAACAGGTCCTTGGGTTTCGAATGCTGCGGGGTCGTTACTTCAACGAACAAGACACGCCGGATGGACAGCTTGTGGCTGTCGTGAACAGCGCCTTTGCGCGGCTCTATGAGGCGAGAAACGCGAGCGTCAACGACTTCTCGATCAGTATGGGGACGAGTACGGGAGGGCCTTCACGAGCTTTCAAGATCGTTGGAGTGATCGACGAATTTCACCAGGTTGGAGTGGCGGAGGCCGCTGCCCCGGAGATCGATTTGAACGCCGCGCAGATGAAGCCTACAGATGGCTTCTACCAGTCGACGTTGAAGGCCCATGCCGAGTTGATGCTGCGCTCTTCACGCGACGCCAAGAGCATGGAGCCGGAGTTGCATCACGTGATGCAGGAGTTCAATCCCGACCTTGCCGACGCGGAGATTCGCACGATGGACCAGATCGTTGAAGATGCGATGGGGTCGCAGATTCTGGCGGCGCATCTGCTGGAGGCGCTCGGTGGGCTTGCGCTGATCGTCGCGCTGGCGGGGCTGTACAGCTTGCTAGCTTATTTGGTGACGCTGCGAACGCGGGAGCTTGGGTTGCGGCTGGCTCTGGGAGCGCAGAGGGAGGACATCCTTTCGCTGGTGTTGCGTGGGGCGGGAGTTCTTCTCGTTGCGGGGACGTTGGCGGGTGTAGGCATCAGTCTGCTGGCGGTTCGGATGCTGCATAGCTTTTTGTTTGGCGTTAAGGAGTATGACTTGGTGTCGTTGGTTGGGGCACCGGTGTTGTTGCTGGTGGTGGGGACGTTTGCGGCTTGGTTGCCGGCACGGAGGGCTTCGCGGTTGGAGCCGATGGAAGCTTTAAGGACGGAGTGA
- a CDS encoding ABC transporter permease codes for MQNLRQDLTYALRQLRRSPGFAAVAVMTLALGIGANTAIFSLLDQALLRALPVDHPEQLVVLEGTGKAWEGGTSTHGGDAEAYFSYPMYRDLLSKASPKVMTGMIATSPAEFDITYRNASQIQSGEVVSGNYFTLLGARAYKGRLLTASDDTAPGANPVAVLSYSFWQEHMGGDPSLLGQAVSLNGHPFQVIGIAAPGFHSAVWGEMPSLFVPMSMLDQASPGKGVRLTSHRDRWMNILGRLAPGVTAESAQTSLAPLWHALRAEELKAMGKRSPRFVREFLDNSRLLLLPGAQGFSYQRGGLKTPLLVVMAMALLVLVIASVNVGSLLLVRSAGRVREFSLRSALGAGQGRILGQLLLEGLLIGVFGGCVGLLLAPVALHALVHQLAGPDNATAFSAELDARVLAFNFAAALLVSLIFSLAPALQLRRPDLAVTLRGSNSSASGGMLSLRRVIVCAQIGLSVLLLVASGLFVRTMQKLRSVDVGFNATHLVGFSIAPQLAGYTVERTPALAEEIERTMAALPGVDSVAATTTPELSGSSHGGNISIEGYTPAPDEIVDVEKVYVNPGFLRAMQVPLLAGRTFTAQDDATHPQVTIINEALAIRYFGSVRNAVGKRVMDGGSNKPVYDTEIVGVVPNFKQSSIRDAVEPTVFQTLAQAGVKRFPTQIYFYLRSELPAASEISSIRRTMQQVDPVLAIDDVRTLDEQIDINLANDRLTELLAISFGLLATLLAGIGLYGVLAYVTEQRTREIGVRIALGSSRAAISGMVLSDVLKLAGISIAVAIPMALGLARLLKSQLFGVSASDPMTFISVTILVAMVAVVSALLPARRAANVDPIEALRTE; via the coding sequence ATGCAGAATCTGCGACAGGATTTGACGTATGCGCTGCGGCAGTTGCGGCGCAGCCCGGGGTTTGCGGCGGTCGCGGTGATGACGCTGGCGCTGGGCATCGGGGCGAACACGGCGATCTTCTCGCTGCTGGATCAGGCCCTGCTGCGGGCGTTGCCGGTAGACCATCCGGAGCAGCTCGTAGTGCTCGAAGGGACGGGCAAGGCTTGGGAGGGTGGCACGAGCACCCATGGTGGGGATGCCGAAGCCTACTTCAGCTATCCGATGTATCGCGACCTGTTAAGCAAGGCAAGCCCCAAAGTGATGACGGGGATGATTGCGACCTCGCCTGCGGAGTTCGACATTACGTATCGCAATGCATCACAAATCCAGAGCGGCGAGGTGGTCTCGGGGAACTACTTCACGCTGCTGGGAGCGCGTGCCTACAAGGGCCGGCTGCTGACGGCCTCGGACGATACGGCTCCGGGAGCGAACCCGGTAGCTGTGCTGTCGTACAGCTTCTGGCAGGAGCACATGGGCGGCGATCCGTCTCTGCTGGGGCAGGCGGTCTCGCTGAATGGCCATCCGTTCCAGGTGATCGGGATCGCTGCGCCGGGATTTCATTCGGCGGTTTGGGGCGAGATGCCATCTCTGTTTGTGCCGATGTCCATGCTTGACCAGGCGAGCCCAGGGAAGGGTGTCCGGCTGACGAGTCATCGCGATAGGTGGATGAATATTCTCGGGCGGCTTGCTCCTGGAGTGACGGCGGAGAGCGCGCAGACTTCTTTGGCACCGCTTTGGCATGCGCTGCGCGCGGAGGAGCTGAAGGCGATGGGAAAGCGGTCGCCGCGATTTGTGCGGGAGTTTCTGGACAACAGCCGTCTGCTGCTGCTGCCCGGAGCGCAGGGGTTCAGCTATCAGCGTGGCGGCTTGAAGACGCCGCTGCTGGTGGTGATGGCGATGGCGCTGTTGGTGCTTGTGATCGCTTCGGTGAACGTAGGAAGCCTGTTGCTGGTGCGCTCTGCGGGCAGGGTCAGGGAGTTTTCTCTGCGGTCGGCGCTGGGCGCGGGCCAGGGACGCATCCTTGGGCAGCTGCTGTTGGAAGGGCTCCTGATTGGAGTGTTTGGCGGATGCGTGGGGCTGCTGTTGGCCCCGGTCGCGCTGCACGCGCTGGTGCATCAGCTTGCCGGGCCGGATAACGCGACGGCGTTCTCGGCGGAGCTGGATGCGCGGGTGCTGGCGTTCAACTTTGCTGCTGCGCTTCTGGTGAGCCTTATCTTTTCGCTTGCACCAGCGCTGCAGCTGCGCAGGCCGGATCTTGCAGTGACGTTGCGTGGATCGAACTCGAGCGCATCGGGAGGGATGCTGAGTCTGCGGCGCGTGATTGTGTGCGCCCAGATCGGGTTGAGCGTGCTGCTGCTGGTGGCTTCGGGGTTGTTTGTGCGAACGATGCAGAAGCTGCGGTCGGTGGATGTGGGCTTCAACGCGACGCACCTGGTGGGCTTCTCGATTGCGCCGCAGCTTGCCGGATACACGGTCGAGAGAACACCGGCTTTAGCCGAGGAGATTGAACGCACGATGGCGGCGTTGCCGGGCGTGGACTCCGTGGCGGCGACGACGACTCCGGAACTGAGCGGCTCAAGCCACGGCGGCAACATCTCGATTGAAGGCTATACCCCCGCGCCGGATGAGATCGTCGACGTCGAGAAGGTCTATGTGAACCCGGGCTTTCTGAGGGCGATGCAGGTTCCTTTGCTGGCTGGGCGCACGTTCACCGCACAGGACGATGCCACGCATCCGCAGGTGACGATCATCAACGAGGCGCTTGCCATTCGCTACTTCGGATCGGTCCGCAATGCGGTGGGCAAGCGGGTCATGGACGGCGGCTCAAACAAGCCGGTGTACGACACGGAGATCGTGGGTGTCGTTCCGAACTTCAAGCAGAGCAGCATCCGCGATGCCGTGGAGCCGACGGTGTTTCAGACTCTCGCGCAGGCTGGCGTGAAGCGGTTCCCGACTCAGATCTACTTCTATCTGCGAAGTGAGTTGCCCGCAGCCAGCGAGATAAGCTCGATTCGCCGGACGATGCAGCAGGTGGATCCGGTGCTGGCGATCGATGACGTGCGAACGCTCGACGAGCAGATCGACATCAACCTGGCCAATGACAGGCTGACGGAGTTGCTGGCGATCAGCTTTGGGCTGCTGGCTACGCTGCTGGCGGGAATCGGACTGTATGGCGTGCTGGCTTACGTGACGGAGCAGAGGACGCGGGAGATTGGCGTGCGCATCGCGCTGGGGTCGAGCAGGGCGGCGATCTCAGGCATGGTGTTGAGCGATGTGCTGAAGCTGGCGGGGATCAGTATCGCCGTTGCGATCCCTATGGCGCTGGGGCTGGCGCGGCTTTTGAAGAGCCAGTTGTTCGGCGTTTCGGCGAGCGATCCGATGACTTTCATATCTGTAACTATTTTGGTTGCAATGGTTGCGGTGGTGTCGGCGTTGCTGCCGGCGCGGCGTGCGGCGAATGTCGATCCGATCGAGGCTCTGCGGACGGAGTGA
- a CDS encoding ABC transporter permease: MMTILRNLMQDVRYAVRQLQRAPMFALTAILTLGLAIGVSTSVFSVLDATIVRPLPYHDPDGIVSLRTMIDGYTQPASWPQYLDWRKDNQTLSALAGFQVDSANLESDGAADPVHAVDVTDNFFDVFQVKPLLGGTFVVGEQEAGRNDVVVLSYEMWKERFGESRDVVGHTLRVNGVVNTIVGVMPAGFRYPLGTTHAIYRPMHLTASQLTNRGGHFLPTIGRLKPGVSLDQAQADMSRVFNDLGRQYPDESGKTVKMRTLAEATLGKTEAPLRVLTLAVLGVLLIGCVNVAGLLLARGVRRQKEFGLRAAVGAGRGRLARQLLTESALLSVAGAAVGVVMAAGLLQAMRQLLIASLARGADVELNLQVLAATVAIALVTGIAAGVLPALRSSRISPSMALRSGGSAGTSRGQNRLRSGMIAVQVAVALGLLVCSGLLLRNLQAMRNTELGFDPSKLLSEEVFVTAANYQTGTSGRDMLTGFYTPLIEKVRAIPGVSAAGAINILPIMSWGNNSDVTIVGHPPPPPHQELLAENRIVTPGALDAIGAKLVKGRWLDQSLDRQGGELAANVNEAFVRKFFAPGEEALGRQINWGPMKVKIVGVTSDLRQDLGQPALAEMDILAAQVPPEYVVETLSDMQLVMRTSVAPETIAGPLREAMHSVDASVPFREPQTMHEVIAETLTFERLESWLFGIFAALALVLSLVGIYGMVHHEVEVRTREIGVRMALGSSRGRVVRNILSRVAMLMSVGVAVGWALTLALRSVIASVVELNAAHDALLLGTLTLGLVVIGILASVVPARNAASIDPMEALRNE; this comes from the coding sequence ATGATGACGATACTTCGCAACCTGATGCAGGACGTTCGCTATGCAGTGCGGCAGTTGCAGCGCGCGCCGATGTTCGCGCTCACGGCGATTCTTACGTTGGGACTGGCCATTGGGGTATCGACGTCAGTGTTCAGCGTGCTCGATGCGACGATTGTGCGGCCGCTGCCGTATCACGACCCGGATGGGATCGTGTCGCTGCGGACGATGATCGATGGCTACACGCAGCCAGCGTCGTGGCCGCAGTATCTGGATTGGAGGAAAGATAACCAGACGCTCAGCGCGCTGGCGGGGTTCCAGGTGGACTCGGCGAATCTCGAGAGCGACGGTGCTGCGGACCCGGTCCATGCGGTCGATGTCACAGATAACTTCTTCGATGTCTTCCAGGTGAAGCCGTTGTTGGGGGGGACGTTTGTTGTGGGCGAGCAGGAGGCTGGACGCAACGATGTCGTGGTGCTGAGCTACGAGATGTGGAAGGAACGGTTTGGCGAGAGCCGCGACGTCGTGGGACATACGCTGCGCGTGAACGGCGTGGTGAACACGATCGTGGGCGTGATGCCTGCGGGGTTCCGCTATCCGCTGGGAACGACCCATGCGATCTACCGGCCGATGCATCTGACGGCGTCGCAGCTTACGAATCGGGGCGGACACTTTCTGCCGACGATTGGAAGGCTGAAGCCGGGCGTGAGTCTGGATCAAGCGCAGGCGGATATGTCGCGGGTCTTCAACGACCTGGGGCGGCAGTATCCGGACGAGAGCGGCAAGACAGTAAAGATGCGGACGCTGGCCGAGGCGACCCTGGGTAAGACGGAGGCACCGCTGCGGGTGTTGACGCTGGCGGTGCTGGGCGTACTTCTGATTGGGTGCGTGAATGTGGCCGGGCTGCTGCTGGCTCGCGGCGTAAGGCGGCAGAAGGAGTTCGGGCTGCGGGCAGCTGTGGGCGCGGGGCGCGGACGGCTGGCACGGCAACTGCTGACGGAGTCGGCGTTGCTCTCGGTGGCAGGGGCGGCAGTGGGTGTGGTGATGGCGGCGGGGCTGCTGCAGGCGATGCGGCAGTTGCTGATCGCTTCGCTGGCGCGCGGTGCGGATGTGGAGTTGAACCTGCAGGTGCTGGCGGCGACGGTGGCGATTGCGCTGGTGACGGGGATTGCAGCGGGTGTGCTCCCGGCGCTGCGGTCATCGCGGATCTCTCCAAGTATGGCTCTGCGTTCGGGCGGGAGCGCGGGGACGAGCAGAGGGCAGAACCGGCTGCGCAGCGGCATGATTGCGGTGCAGGTGGCGGTCGCGCTGGGGCTGCTGGTGTGCTCAGGGCTGCTGCTGCGGAACCTGCAGGCGATGCGGAATACGGAGTTGGGGTTCGATCCTTCCAAGCTGCTTTCGGAGGAGGTCTTCGTCACCGCCGCCAATTACCAGACGGGGACAAGCGGGCGTGACATGTTGACGGGCTTTTATACGCCGCTGATTGAGAAGGTGCGGGCGATACCGGGAGTGAGCGCCGCTGGGGCAATCAACATCCTGCCCATTATGAGTTGGGGCAATAACAGTGATGTGACGATCGTGGGCCATCCGCCGCCGCCGCCGCACCAGGAGCTGTTGGCGGAGAACCGGATCGTGACTCCGGGAGCGCTGGACGCGATTGGAGCGAAGCTGGTGAAGGGACGGTGGCTCGATCAATCGCTCGACCGCCAGGGCGGTGAGCTGGCAGCGAATGTGAACGAGGCGTTCGTGCGCAAGTTTTTTGCGCCGGGCGAAGAGGCTTTGGGGCGGCAGATCAACTGGGGGCCGATGAAGGTCAAGATTGTTGGCGTAACCAGCGACCTGCGCCAGGACCTGGGCCAGCCGGCGCTGGCGGAGATGGACATCCTGGCGGCACAGGTGCCGCCGGAGTATGTGGTGGAGACCTTGTCCGATATGCAGTTGGTGATGCGGACTTCGGTTGCCCCGGAGACGATTGCCGGGCCGCTGCGCGAGGCGATGCACTCGGTCGATGCGTCGGTACCGTTCCGTGAGCCACAGACGATGCACGAGGTGATTGCGGAGACGCTGACGTTTGAGCGGCTGGAGAGCTGGCTCTTCGGCATCTTCGCGGCGCTGGCGCTGGTGCTCTCGCTGGTAGGCATCTACGGCATGGTGCATCACGAGGTGGAGGTACGGACAAGGGAGATCGGCGTGCGGATGGCGTTGGGGTCGTCGCGAGGGCGCGTGGTGCGCAATATTCTTTCGCGGGTCGCCATGCTGATGTCTGTCGGGGTTGCGGTTGGATGGGCGCTGACTCTGGCGCTGCGCAGCGTGATCGCTTCGGTGGTGGAGTTGAATGCTGCGCATGATGCTCTGCTGCTGGGAACGTTGACGTTAGGGCTGGTGGTGATCGGGATCCTGGCAAGCGTGGTGCCGGCGAGGAATGCGGCGAGCATCGACCCGATGGAAGCGCTGCGGAACGAGTAG
- a CDS encoding ABC transporter permease, which translates to MKMVGNLVQDVRYAVRQLRKNQGFACVVVASLALAIGVNTTIFSYVNRMLYMRLGLPHAGELRLLSLRGDEHMLVHSFSGNGSIGAHDSHLDAFSYPVYQELRKRNTVLGDLVAFNDRGSESVTLDGVARTASAEAVSGNFYTVMQIRPELGRGILPGDDGAPGSGSVVVISDRFWHSAFGGARDVIGKVIRVGATPLTIVGVNPPEYIGAQAGSPAVPELYIPLSLAAVLNPGRGDMDLAGPSLWWLQVMGRVRPEVSKTQAEAALSVALNAAVRATTTLEKDETMPRVVVQDGSRGDDFGIAELAKPTYILMGLAGLVLLLACANIANLMLARATVRQREMGVRMALGAGRARILRQLLTESLLLAAIAGVCGLSLGYTSRNLIPALMKSGWEGGEFNVPFDWRVFGFTAAITLTAGVVFGLAPAWRATRVELNTTLKEGSRSATRSRKSRGGKALVAFQVMLSTLLVMTSALFVRTITKLEAVDPGFRAKGLMLFSVSLPAAEYPAPKDIAGLYRIEAALAAVPGVQGVTASSMPLVAGWQSSGSFYVEGAPVPTKETQGDYASFARVGGSFFSTMSIPILAGRGLNDHDTETSPHVAVVNQALAQRFFPGVNPIGRRFRTSYDPKDAAEWIEIVGVCANSHYQSLKEETPRTFFTPYRQAKEMADATYMVRSELPAAVLLPALRHAVQQVDANLPMRNIRTQQEQIDETMQQERMFATLTAGFGLLALVLACVGVYGIMAYTVSQRTNEIGIRLALGAWRGQIGGMVLREASWIAGAGVLLGLATTLLLARLVQAMLFGVKPYDAVSLGGSSLVLLAMALLASLIPAVRAASIDPMEALRNE; encoded by the coding sequence ATGAAGATGGTTGGCAATCTGGTGCAGGACGTTCGTTATGCGGTGCGGCAGTTGCGGAAGAACCAGGGGTTTGCGTGCGTGGTGGTGGCGTCGCTGGCTCTGGCCATCGGGGTGAACACCACGATCTTCTCGTATGTGAACCGGATGCTGTACATGCGGCTGGGGCTGCCGCATGCGGGCGAGCTGCGGTTGCTCTCGCTGAGGGGTGATGAGCACATGCTGGTGCATTCGTTCAGCGGGAACGGCTCGATTGGCGCGCACGATTCGCACCTCGATGCGTTCTCGTACCCGGTATACCAGGAGTTGCGCAAGCGGAATACAGTGCTTGGGGATCTGGTCGCGTTCAACGATCGGGGCAGCGAGAGTGTGACGCTGGATGGGGTCGCGCGGACGGCCTCGGCAGAGGCGGTTTCGGGCAATTTTTATACCGTGATGCAGATTCGCCCGGAGTTGGGACGCGGAATTCTACCGGGTGACGACGGCGCTCCGGGATCGGGTTCTGTCGTGGTCATCAGCGATCGCTTCTGGCACAGTGCGTTTGGAGGCGCCCGGGATGTGATCGGCAAGGTGATTCGTGTGGGTGCGACTCCGTTGACGATCGTGGGCGTAAACCCGCCGGAGTATATCGGTGCACAGGCCGGTTCGCCCGCGGTGCCGGAGCTGTATATCCCGCTCTCGCTAGCAGCGGTGCTCAACCCGGGCCGAGGCGATATGGACCTGGCCGGACCGTCGCTCTGGTGGCTACAGGTAATGGGGAGGGTGAGGCCGGAGGTCTCGAAGACGCAGGCCGAGGCCGCGTTGAGCGTCGCTCTGAACGCCGCGGTGCGCGCAACGACGACGCTGGAGAAAGATGAGACGATGCCGCGGGTCGTAGTGCAGGACGGCAGCCGGGGCGACGACTTCGGCATCGCGGAGCTGGCGAAGCCGACCTACATCCTGATGGGGCTTGCCGGTCTGGTGCTGCTGCTCGCCTGCGCGAACATCGCCAACCTGATGCTGGCGCGGGCGACAGTGCGGCAGCGCGAGATGGGTGTGCGGATGGCGCTAGGAGCGGGGCGGGCGCGCATCCTGCGGCAATTGCTGACGGAGAGCCTGTTGCTGGCGGCTATCGCCGGTGTGTGCGGGCTGTCGTTGGGATATACAAGCCGCAACCTGATTCCGGCCCTAATGAAGAGCGGATGGGAGGGCGGCGAGTTCAACGTTCCGTTCGACTGGCGGGTCTTCGGGTTTACGGCGGCCATCACGCTGACAGCGGGTGTCGTCTTCGGGTTGGCCCCGGCGTGGCGAGCTACGCGGGTCGAGCTGAATACGACGCTGAAAGAGGGCAGCAGGTCGGCGACGCGCTCGCGGAAGTCGCGCGGCGGCAAGGCGCTCGTGGCGTTTCAGGTGATGCTGTCGACGCTGTTGGTGATGACCTCGGCGCTGTTTGTGAGAACGATCACGAAGCTGGAGGCGGTCGATCCAGGATTTCGTGCGAAGGGGCTGATGTTGTTCAGCGTGTCGCTTCCGGCGGCGGAGTATCCTGCACCGAAGGACATTGCTGGGCTATACAGGATCGAAGCGGCGCTGGCCGCGGTTCCGGGTGTGCAGGGAGTGACGGCGAGTTCGATGCCTCTGGTGGCGGGATGGCAGTCGAGCGGGAGCTTCTATGTCGAGGGAGCTCCGGTGCCAACGAAGGAGACGCAGGGCGACTATGCCTCGTTCGCGCGCGTGGGTGGGAGTTTCTTCTCGACGATGTCGATTCCGATCCTTGCCGGGCGCGGGCTGAACGATCATGATACGGAGACCTCACCGCATGTGGCGGTGGTGAATCAGGCGCTGGCGCAGCGGTTCTTTCCAGGTGTGAATCCGATTGGGAGACGCTTCCGGACCAGCTACGATCCGAAGGACGCGGCGGAGTGGATCGAGATCGTCGGCGTCTGCGCGAACAGCCACTATCAGAGCCTGAAAGAAGAGACGCCACGAACCTTCTTCACGCCGTACCGACAGGCTAAGGAGATGGCGGACGCCACGTATATGGTGCGCTCGGAGCTTCCTGCGGCGGTGCTCTTGCCGGCGCTGCGTCATGCTGTCCAGCAGGTGGACGCGAACCTTCCGATGCGGAACATTCGCACCCAGCAGGAGCAGATCGACGAGACTATGCAGCAGGAGCGGATGTTTGCGACGCTGACGGCGGGGTTTGGCCTGCTCGCGCTGGTGCTGGCCTGCGTGGGCGTTTACGGGATTATGGCGTATACGGTCTCGCAGCGAACGAATGAGATCGGCATCCGACTGGCGCTTGGCGCTTGGCGCGGGCAGATTGGCGGAATGGTATTGCGCGAGGCCTCGTGGATCGCGGGCGCGGGCGTTCTGCTGGGCTTGGCGACGACGCTGTTGCTGGCGCGGTTGGTCCAGGCAATGCTCTTCGGGGTGAAGCCGTATGACGCGGTAAGCCTGGGGGGATCGAGCTTGGTGCTGCTGGCGATGGCGCTGCTGGCGAGCCTGATTCCGGCGGTGCGGGCGGCGAGTATCGACCCGATGGAAGCTTTGAGAAACGAGTGA